One region of Streptomyces rishiriensis genomic DNA includes:
- a CDS encoding acyl-CoA dehydrogenase family protein, producing MDFAFDARTEELRARLLAFMDEYVYPAEPVAEEQRALLASPWDTPAVVEELKEQARSQGLWNLFLPDAEHGAGLTNLQYAPLAEITGRSPQLAPTALNCAAPDTGNMEVLAQFGDERQQKQWLEPLLAGEIRSAFAMTEPEVASSDATNITTLIERDGADYVVTGRKWYISGAMNPDCQIFIVMGKTDPEGADIRRQQSMVLVPRDTPGVTVRRAMKVFGYEDHSHGGHAEVVFDRARVPVTNLIGEEGGGFAIAQARLGPGRIHHCMRLIGMAERAIELMCRRAVSRDAFGKALAQQGVVHNWIADARVTVEQLRLLVLKTAWMMDTVGNRGAHTEIQAIKIATPRAVVDIIDRAIQLHGAGGVSQDFPLAELYAGARTLMIADGPDEVHQRSLARRELKKYL from the coding sequence ATGGACTTCGCGTTCGACGCACGCACCGAGGAGCTCCGCGCCAGGCTGCTCGCCTTCATGGACGAGTACGTGTACCCGGCCGAACCCGTCGCCGAGGAGCAGCGCGCGCTGCTCGCCTCGCCGTGGGACACCCCGGCCGTGGTCGAGGAGCTGAAGGAGCAGGCCCGCAGCCAGGGCCTGTGGAACCTGTTCCTGCCGGACGCCGAGCACGGCGCCGGTCTGACGAACCTCCAGTACGCGCCGCTGGCCGAGATCACCGGCCGCTCCCCGCAGCTGGCGCCGACGGCCCTGAACTGCGCCGCTCCGGACACCGGCAACATGGAGGTGCTCGCCCAGTTCGGCGACGAGCGGCAGCAGAAGCAGTGGCTGGAGCCGCTGCTGGCCGGGGAGATCCGCTCGGCGTTCGCGATGACCGAGCCGGAGGTGGCCTCCTCCGACGCCACCAACATCACCACGCTCATCGAACGGGACGGCGCCGACTACGTCGTCACCGGTCGCAAGTGGTACATCTCCGGGGCGATGAACCCGGACTGCCAGATCTTCATCGTGATGGGCAAGACGGACCCGGAGGGCGCCGACATCCGCCGTCAGCAGTCCATGGTGCTGGTGCCGCGCGACACCCCCGGCGTGACCGTCAGGCGCGCCATGAAGGTGTTCGGCTACGAGGACCACTCCCACGGCGGCCACGCCGAGGTGGTCTTCGACCGGGCGCGGGTACCGGTGACGAACCTGATCGGCGAGGAGGGCGGCGGCTTCGCCATCGCCCAGGCCCGGCTCGGCCCCGGCCGCATCCACCACTGCATGCGGCTGATCGGCATGGCGGAGCGGGCGATCGAGCTGATGTGCCGCCGGGCGGTCTCCCGCGACGCCTTCGGCAAGGCGCTGGCCCAGCAGGGCGTGGTCCACAACTGGATCGCGGACGCGCGGGTGACGGTCGAGCAGCTGCGGCTGCTGGTCCTCAAGACCGCGTGGATGATGGACACGGTCGGCAACCGGGGCGCCCACACGGAGATCCAGGCGATCAAGATCGCGACGCCGCGCGCGGTCGTCGACATCATCGACCGCGCGATCCAGCTGCACGGCGCGGGCGGCGTCAGCCAGGACTTCCCCTTGGCCGAGCTGTACGCCGGCGCCCGCACGCTGATGATCGCCGACGGCCCGGACGAGGTGCACCAGCGGTCGCTGGCGCGACGGGAGCTGAAGAAGTACCTGTAG
- a CDS encoding TetR/AcrR family transcriptional regulator, with product MPRTTDGDGTPVPQRLLAAATRLFAEQGYDRTSVQEIVEAAGVTKGALYHYFGSKDDLLHEVYARVLRVQQERLDAFANADEPIEKRLRGAAADVVVTTIDNLDDASIFFRSMHHLSPEKNKQVRAERRRYHERFRALVEEGQEAGVFSTATPADLVVDYHFGSVHHLSTWYRPDGSMAPQEVADHLADMLLRALRP from the coding sequence GTGCCCAGGACGACGGACGGTGACGGGACACCCGTGCCGCAGCGGCTGCTGGCCGCCGCCACCCGGCTCTTCGCCGAGCAGGGCTACGACCGGACCTCGGTGCAGGAGATCGTCGAGGCGGCAGGCGTCACCAAGGGCGCGCTGTACCACTACTTCGGTTCCAAGGACGACCTCCTGCACGAGGTGTACGCGCGCGTGCTGCGCGTCCAGCAGGAGCGTCTGGACGCCTTCGCGAACGCCGACGAGCCGATCGAGAAGCGGCTGCGGGGCGCGGCGGCGGACGTCGTCGTCACGACGATCGACAACCTCGACGACGCGTCGATCTTCTTCCGCTCCATGCACCACCTGAGCCCCGAGAAGAACAAACAGGTGCGGGCCGAGCGCCGGCGCTACCACGAACGCTTCCGCGCCCTCGTCGAAGAGGGCCAGGAGGCCGGTGTCTTCTCCACGGCGACCCCGGCCGACCTGGTCGTGGACTACCACTTCGGCTCCGTCCACCACCTGTCGACCTGGTACCGCCCCGACGGTTCGATGGCGCCGCAGGAGGTCGCCGACCATCTGGCGGACATGCTGCTGCGGGCCCTGCGGCCCTGA
- a CDS encoding class I adenylate-forming enzyme family protein, translated as MTAPASRYAAKPWVALLDDAQRAPIDPADSLVHAFRRSVAEAPDRTCLAYFDGRLSYREVDELSDSVAGHLAARGVEPGDRVAVLLQNSPLFVLALLGAWKTGATVVPVNPMYKSGEVAHVLRDGEVAALICSDRAWESYLRETAADSPVRTVLTGCELDFQTRGDARVLTFERLPQASDADDLTTVARAGHKAPEGRDAAPADIALISYTSGTSGAPKGATNTHRNIMVNAERQRTGLRLPEAPVYYALAPLFHITGMVCQLGACLNSAGTLVLTYRFEAGVVLEAFAEHKPHYTVGPSTAFMALAAHPGATRDHFASFVNISSGGAPVPPALVEKFRAGFGPYIRNGYGLTECTAPCASVPPQLEAPVDPASGTLAVGVPGPDTVVRIVDDRGAEVPFGEQGEIVVRGPQVVPGYWRRPEATAETFPDGELRTGDIGFMDEQGWLYVVDRKKDMINASGFKVWPREVEDVLYTHPAVREAAVVGVPDGYRGETVKAYISLRPGADADADTLAAYCKDRLAAYKYPRQVEILPDLPKTATGKILRRELRSRPQDSQ; from the coding sequence ATGACCGCGCCCGCCTCCCGTTACGCGGCCAAGCCGTGGGTGGCCCTGCTCGACGACGCCCAGCGCGCCCCGATCGACCCGGCCGACTCGCTGGTGCACGCCTTCCGCAGGTCCGTCGCCGAGGCCCCCGACCGCACCTGCCTCGCCTACTTCGACGGGCGGCTCAGCTACCGCGAGGTGGACGAGCTCAGCGATTCCGTGGCCGGTCACCTCGCCGCCCGCGGCGTGGAACCCGGTGACCGGGTCGCCGTGCTGTTGCAGAACTCCCCGCTCTTCGTCCTCGCCCTGCTCGGCGCCTGGAAGACGGGCGCGACGGTCGTCCCCGTCAACCCGATGTACAAGTCGGGCGAGGTCGCCCACGTCCTGCGGGACGGTGAGGTGGCCGCGCTCATCTGCTCCGACCGCGCCTGGGAGTCCTACCTGCGGGAGACGGCCGCCGACTCGCCGGTGCGGACCGTGCTCACCGGCTGCGAGCTGGACTTCCAGACCCGCGGTGACGCGCGCGTGCTGACCTTCGAGAGGCTCCCGCAGGCGTCGGACGCCGACGACCTCACCACCGTCGCCCGCGCCGGCCACAAGGCCCCCGAGGGGCGCGACGCGGCCCCCGCCGACATCGCCCTGATCAGCTACACCTCGGGCACGAGCGGCGCCCCCAAGGGCGCGACCAACACCCACCGCAACATCATGGTCAACGCGGAGCGCCAGCGCACCGGGCTGCGGTTGCCCGAGGCGCCCGTCTACTACGCGCTCGCCCCGCTGTTCCACATCACCGGCATGGTCTGCCAGCTCGGCGCCTGTCTGAACAGCGCGGGGACGCTCGTCCTGACGTACCGCTTCGAGGCGGGCGTGGTGCTGGAGGCGTTCGCCGAGCACAAGCCGCACTACACGGTGGGCCCGTCCACCGCCTTCATGGCGCTGGCCGCGCACCCCGGCGCCACCCGCGACCACTTCGCGTCCTTCGTGAACATCTCCTCCGGCGGCGCGCCGGTGCCGCCCGCCCTGGTGGAGAAGTTCCGCGCGGGCTTCGGACCGTACATCCGCAACGGCTACGGGCTCACCGAGTGCACCGCTCCCTGCGCCTCCGTGCCGCCCCAGCTCGAGGCGCCGGTCGACCCGGCCTCCGGGACCCTCGCCGTCGGCGTGCCCGGGCCCGACACGGTCGTGCGCATCGTCGACGACCGGGGTGCGGAGGTGCCCTTCGGCGAGCAGGGCGAGATCGTCGTGCGGGGCCCGCAGGTGGTCCCCGGGTACTGGCGCCGTCCCGAGGCCACCGCCGAGACCTTCCCCGACGGTGAGCTGCGCACCGGCGACATCGGGTTCATGGACGAACAGGGCTGGCTCTACGTCGTCGACCGCAAGAAGGACATGATCAACGCGTCGGGCTTCAAGGTGTGGCCGCGCGAGGTCGAGGACGTGCTGTACACGCACCCGGCGGTGCGTGAGGCGGCCGTCGTCGGGGTGCCGGACGGCTACCGCGGGGAGACCGTCAAGGCCTATATCAGCCTGCGTCCCGGCGCCGACGCGGATGCCGATACGCTCGCCGCCTACTGCAAGGACAGGCTGGCGGCGTACAAGTATCCGCGCCAGGTGGAGATCCTGCCGGACCTGCCCAAGACGGCGACTGGCAAGATCCTCCGTCGGGAGCTGCGTTCGCGCCCACAGGACAGTCAGTGA
- the soxR gene encoding redox-sensitive transcriptional activator SoxR, with protein MPQIPEKIHELTVGQLAARSGAAVSALHFYEAKGLIGSRRTAGNQRRYHRDTLRRVAFVRAAQRVGIPLATIREALAELPEERTPTREDWARLSAAWRAELDERIKQLNRLRDHLTDCIGCGCLSLATCVLSNPDDAFGERASGSRLLVEKRAGERQAAAEQVGERREGEAADCR; from the coding sequence GTGCCCCAGATTCCCGAGAAGATCCACGAGCTCACGGTCGGCCAGCTCGCCGCGCGCAGCGGCGCCGCCGTCTCCGCCCTGCACTTCTACGAGGCGAAGGGCCTGATCGGCAGCCGTCGCACGGCGGGCAACCAGCGCCGCTACCACCGCGACACGCTGCGTCGCGTCGCCTTCGTCCGCGCGGCGCAACGCGTCGGCATCCCGCTGGCCACGATCCGCGAGGCCCTCGCCGAACTCCCCGAGGAACGCACCCCGACCCGTGAGGACTGGGCCCGTCTCTCGGCGGCGTGGCGCGCGGAGCTGGACGAGCGCATCAAGCAGCTCAACCGGCTTCGCGACCACCTCACCGACTGCATCGGCTGCGGCTGTCTGTCCCTCGCCACCTGTGTCCTGTCCAACCCCGACGACGCCTTCGGCGAACGGGCATCCGGTTCACGACTGCTGGTGGAGAAGCGGGCAGGGGAGAGGCAGGCGGCGGCGGAGCAGGTGGGGGAGCGGCGGGAGGGGGAGGCGGCCGACTGCCGCTGA
- a CDS encoding penicillin acylase family protein, which translates to MPRRTPRFTLDRLRTPGRFPGFLKTASVCALIAGLLSPLSQVAAAAEVTAANDYCGGQCSDILPPGENGNATLAQILLNQAFGTQPEHAEDQLGPYANLAKGHTTLTNATINTFFNDASFGVASDQVASTLSPAGRGDVTIVRDKKTGVPHITGTTRYGTEFGAGYAAAQDRLWLMDVFRHVGRGQLTAFAGGDPSNQGLEQQFWRNAPYTEADLQAQIDNAVADNGTRGQQALADANAYLAGINAYIDASDSGRYFPGEYVLTGHKDSITNAGTIDHFKITDLVALASVIGALFGSGGGGEVNNAVSLLAAQEKYGVEQGTQVWEAFRERNDPEAVLTVHDGQSFPYATKPASPQGEALPDKGSATAQPLIYDATGTGADASATATSATATASALGSARRGMSNALVVSGRATASGHPIAVFGPQTGYFAPQLLMLQEIQGPGISARGASFAGLSMYVELGRGQDYAWSATTSGQDIIDTYAVELCQDDYHYLYHGACTAMDVVEQKNAWKPTTADGTAAGSYTMRVYRTKYGPVEYRATVGGRKVAYTTLRSSYMHEADSIIGFQMLNDPDYVKSPQTFQSAVQHINYTFNWFYADSTHTAYYNSGDNPVRASGVDAEFPVWAQAAYEWKNWAPATNTAAYTPASAHPNSIDQDYYISWNNKQAKDYSTASWGDGSVHRGNLLEDRVKKLVAAGGVTRASLTKAMADAALVDLRAEDVLPDLLKVINSSTVTDSTAAAAVTRLQTWLTAGGKRTETTAGSKTYADADAIRVLDAWWPLLVKAEFEPGLGTGLYTAFTANLPIDEAPSAAHGPTGAHAGSSFQYGWWSYVDKDVRAVLGEPVQGALPQKYCGSGTVSSCRDILISTLKTAAGTTAAQVYPGDALCAAGNQWCADSIVQRTLGGIKHGNISWQNRPTFQQVVEFTSHR; encoded by the coding sequence ATGCCACGGCGAACCCCCCGCTTCACTCTCGACAGACTGAGAACTCCCGGCAGATTCCCCGGGTTCCTGAAGACAGCCTCCGTATGCGCCCTGATTGCCGGTCTTTTGTCGCCGCTTTCCCAAGTGGCGGCAGCCGCCGAGGTGACGGCGGCGAACGACTACTGCGGCGGCCAGTGTTCCGACATCCTGCCGCCGGGCGAGAACGGCAACGCCACGCTGGCGCAGATCCTCCTCAACCAGGCCTTCGGCACCCAGCCCGAGCACGCGGAGGACCAGCTCGGCCCCTACGCCAACCTGGCCAAGGGGCACACCACGCTCACCAACGCCACGATCAACACGTTCTTCAACGACGCGTCGTTCGGTGTCGCCTCCGATCAAGTCGCCTCCACCCTGAGCCCCGCGGGCCGCGGCGACGTGACGATCGTCCGCGACAAGAAGACGGGCGTACCGCACATCACCGGTACCACCAGATACGGCACCGAGTTCGGCGCCGGGTATGCGGCGGCCCAGGACCGGCTGTGGCTCATGGACGTCTTCCGGCACGTCGGCCGTGGCCAGCTGACCGCCTTCGCGGGCGGCGACCCCTCCAACCAGGGGCTTGAACAGCAGTTCTGGCGCAACGCTCCGTACACCGAGGCAGACCTCCAGGCCCAGATCGACAACGCCGTGGCCGACAACGGCACCCGCGGCCAGCAGGCCCTGGCCGACGCCAACGCCTACCTGGCCGGCATCAACGCCTACATCGACGCCTCCGACAGCGGCCGCTACTTCCCCGGTGAATACGTTCTGACCGGCCACAAGGACTCAATCACCAACGCGGGCACCATCGATCACTTCAAGATCACCGACCTGGTGGCGCTGGCCTCGGTCATCGGCGCGCTCTTCGGCTCGGGCGGCGGCGGCGAGGTGAACAACGCGGTGTCGCTGCTCGCCGCGCAGGAGAAGTACGGCGTGGAGCAGGGCACCCAGGTCTGGGAGGCGTTCCGCGAGCGCAACGACCCCGAGGCCGTGCTCACCGTCCACGACGGCCAGAGCTTCCCGTACGCCACCAAGCCCGCGAGCCCGCAGGGCGAGGCACTGCCCGACAAGGGCTCGGCGACCGCTCAACCGCTGATCTACGACGCCACGGGCACCGGGGCCGACGCCTCGGCCACCGCGACCTCCGCCACGGCGACCGCGAGTGCCCTCGGCTCGGCCAGGCGTGGCATGTCCAACGCCCTCGTCGTCAGCGGCCGGGCCACCGCGAGCGGTCACCCGATCGCCGTCTTCGGCCCGCAGACCGGCTACTTCGCCCCGCAGCTGCTCATGCTCCAGGAGATCCAGGGCCCGGGCATCAGCGCCCGCGGCGCCTCCTTCGCGGGTCTGAGCATGTACGTCGAGCTCGGCCGCGGCCAGGACTACGCGTGGAGCGCCACGACCTCCGGCCAGGACATCATCGACACCTACGCGGTCGAACTCTGCCAGGACGACTACCACTACCTGTACCACGGCGCCTGCACGGCCATGGACGTGGTGGAGCAGAAGAACGCCTGGAAGCCCACCACCGCGGACGGGACGGCCGCCGGGTCGTACACGATGCGCGTGTACCGCACCAAGTACGGTCCCGTGGAGTACCGGGCGACCGTGGGCGGCAGGAAGGTCGCCTACACGACCCTGCGCTCGTCGTACATGCACGAGGCCGACTCGATCATCGGCTTCCAGATGCTGAACGACCCGGACTACGTCAAGAGCCCGCAGACCTTCCAGAGCGCGGTGCAGCACATCAACTACACCTTCAACTGGTTCTACGCCGACTCCACGCACACCGCGTACTACAACAGCGGCGACAACCCGGTGCGGGCGAGCGGCGTCGACGCCGAGTTCCCGGTGTGGGCGCAGGCGGCGTACGAGTGGAAGAACTGGGCGCCGGCCACCAACACGGCCGCGTACACGCCGGCCTCGGCGCATCCGAACTCCATCGACCAGGACTACTACATCTCCTGGAACAACAAGCAGGCCAAGGACTACTCGACGGCCTCCTGGGGCGACGGGTCCGTGCACCGCGGCAACCTGCTGGAGGACCGGGTGAAGAAGCTGGTCGCGGCCGGCGGCGTCACGCGCGCGTCCCTGACGAAGGCGATGGCGGACGCGGCGCTCGTCGACCTGCGCGCCGAGGACGTCCTGCCCGACCTGCTGAAGGTGATCAACAGCTCCACGGTCACCGACTCCACGGCCGCGGCCGCGGTGACCAGGCTCCAGACCTGGCTGACGGCGGGCGGGAAGCGGACGGAGACGACGGCCGGTTCGAAGACGTACGCCGACGCCGACGCGATCCGCGTCCTGGACGCCTGGTGGCCGCTGCTGGTGAAGGCCGAGTTCGAACCCGGCCTCGGCACCGGCCTGTACACGGCGTTCACCGCGAACCTGCCGATCGACGAGGCTCCGTCGGCCGCCCACGGCCCGACCGGGGCGCACGCCGGAAGCTCCTTCCAGTACGGCTGGTGGAGCTATGTCGACAAGGACGTCCGGGCGGTGCTCGGTGAGCCGGTGCAGGGCGCGCTGCCCCAGAAGTACTGCGGCAGCGGCACCGTCAGCAGCTGCCGGGACATCCTCATCAGCACCCTGAAGACGGCGGCCGGCACGACCGCGGCCCAGGTCTACCCGGGCGACGCCCTGTGCGCCGCGGGCAACCAGTGGTGCGCCGACTCGATCGTCCAGCGCACCCTGGGCGGCATCAAGCACGGCAACATCAGCTGGCAGAACCGGCCCACCTTCCAGCAGGTGGTGGAGTTCACCTCGCACCGGTAG
- a CDS encoding 3-keto-5-aminohexanoate cleavage protein, giving the protein MIQVCLNGARGAADSAVVPLTPRAMAEAAAEAVAAGATDVHVHPKTPCGRDTMSPRMVAAALDAIRARVAVPIGVTTGAWAHPDPVDRLTRVRAWTVLPDHASVNWHEPGAEELAAALVERGVGVEAGIWSGTDGAARFARSPLGPKVLRVLAEVTDTAPDTAESTAHALLADLGTAFGRPVLLHGEDGGAWPVLRLARRLGLWTRVGLEDTLIRPDGQRAVSNAQLVTEALARHA; this is encoded by the coding sequence ATGATCCAGGTCTGTCTCAACGGAGCGCGCGGCGCCGCGGACAGTGCGGTCGTGCCGCTGACGCCCCGCGCGATGGCGGAGGCCGCGGCCGAGGCCGTGGCGGCGGGGGCCACGGATGTCCATGTCCACCCCAAGACGCCGTGCGGCCGGGACACCATGTCGCCGCGGATGGTCGCGGCGGCCCTCGACGCGATACGCGCCCGGGTGGCGGTCCCGATCGGCGTCACGACGGGCGCCTGGGCGCACCCGGACCCGGTGGACCGGCTCACCCGGGTGCGCGCGTGGACGGTGCTGCCCGACCACGCCTCCGTCAACTGGCACGAGCCGGGCGCCGAGGAGTTGGCCGCCGCCCTCGTCGAGCGGGGCGTGGGCGTGGAGGCCGGCATCTGGTCCGGTACGGACGGGGCGGCGCGGTTCGCCCGCTCACCCCTCGGCCCGAAGGTGCTGCGGGTGCTCGCGGAGGTGACGGACACCGCTCCGGACACGGCCGAGTCGACCGCGCACGCCCTGCTGGCCGACCTCGGCACCGCCTTCGGCCGTCCGGTCCTGCTGCACGGGGAGGACGGCGGCGCCTGGCCGGTGCTGCGGCTGGCGAGGCGGCTGGGCCTGTGGACCAGAGTGGGCCTGGAGGACACACTGATCCGGCCGGACGGGCAACGAGCCGTGTCCAACGCGCAGTTGGTGACGGAGGCGCTGGCCCGGCACGCGTAG
- a CDS encoding RNA ligase (ATP), with the protein MSTLRVTAEVLTVHEHPNADALELAQIGLYRAVVAKGAYRTGEAAVYIPEQSVLPTALVEELGLTGRLAGSRSDRVKAVRLRGELSQGIVCRPEALADVDLVLAAAEGTDFAERLGIVKWVPPIPPTMNGDVEAAPDLLPWVDIENIQRYPGIFEPGEPVVLTEKLHGSACLLTYVADEERVHVTSKGFGAKSLALTEDPGNLYWRAVRAHGVPEAAARLAERLGARRIGVFGEVYGAGVQDLTYGADGRRDTLGYAVFDVSAEIDGVVRWLDAAELLAGELPLVPRLFEGPYDSERVLEIATGRESVSGRGLHLREGVVIRPAVERYSPVTGGRAIAKAVSGAYLTRKGGTEYE; encoded by the coding sequence ATGTCGACGCTGCGCGTCACCGCCGAAGTGCTGACCGTCCACGAACACCCCAACGCCGACGCCCTCGAACTGGCCCAGATCGGCCTGTACCGAGCCGTCGTCGCCAAGGGTGCGTACCGCACCGGCGAGGCCGCCGTGTACATCCCCGAGCAGTCGGTGCTCCCCACCGCGCTGGTCGAGGAGCTGGGGCTGACCGGGCGGCTGGCGGGCAGCAGGTCGGACCGGGTGAAGGCGGTGCGGCTGCGGGGCGAGCTGTCGCAGGGGATCGTGTGCCGACCCGAGGCGCTGGCGGACGTCGACCTGGTGCTGGCCGCGGCGGAGGGCACCGACTTCGCCGAGCGGCTGGGCATCGTCAAGTGGGTGCCGCCGATCCCGCCGACCATGAACGGCGACGTGGAGGCGGCGCCGGATCTGCTGCCGTGGGTCGACATCGAGAACATCCAGCGCTACCCCGGCATCTTCGAACCCGGTGAGCCGGTGGTCCTGACCGAGAAACTGCACGGCTCGGCGTGCCTGCTGACGTATGTCGCGGACGAGGAGCGGGTCCATGTCACCTCGAAGGGCTTCGGCGCGAAGTCCCTCGCCCTGACCGAGGATCCGGGGAACCTGTACTGGCGGGCCGTACGCGCCCATGGCGTCCCCGAGGCGGCGGCCCGTCTCGCCGAGCGGCTGGGCGCGCGCCGGATCGGCGTCTTCGGGGAGGTGTACGGAGCGGGCGTGCAGGACCTGACGTACGGCGCGGACGGCCGACGCGACACCCTCGGCTACGCGGTGTTCGACGTGTCCGCGGAGATCGACGGCGTGGTGCGCTGGCTGGACGCGGCGGAGCTGCTGGCCGGTGAACTGCCCCTCGTACCACGCCTGTTCGAGGGCCCGTACGACAGCGAGCGGGTGCTGGAGATCGCGACCGGCCGCGAGAGCGTGTCCGGGCGCGGGCTGCATCTGCGTGAGGGCGTGGTGATCCGGCCTGCCGTCGAGCGGTACAGCCCGGTGACGGGGGGCCGGGCGATCGCCAAGGCGGTGAGCGGCGCGTATCTGACCCGCAAGGGCGGAACCGAGTACGAGTGA
- a CDS encoding serine-threonine protein kinase — protein MADPVMSVTPYWELTFDADGDVDGGRRDRLLTGVGRSGVRDLIVFSHGWNSDRSGATRLYSRFFAPIPALAPAARIGYVGVVWPSMRFSDEPIPDLPRSAAAAATRRPALDADTRHALLETFPGRATVVDRIARLLEQRPPEEAELEEFGRLVRLLVDVVPPGPQALFGADTLAEGVPQDDPEMFAGPTAVTCEEFARALSGLDSAPGAAEFTPPNPWDGAHELLRQATYYAMKRRAGTVGERGLGPLVGRLAAVAPGLRVHLVGHSFGGRLVSFALRGLPDGVRTVKSVTLLQGAFSHHAFAPRGVLHGQQNRIDGPLVCCYSRFDQALSTMYPLASRMAGDDRGLVGEMLSARWGALGHDGVQSVPGTRACALADALSGPLPESGCVNVDAAAVVRRGGAPAGAHSDIAHPELARLVLAAGRIR, from the coding sequence ATGGCGGATCCGGTGATGAGCGTGACTCCCTACTGGGAGCTGACCTTCGACGCCGACGGGGACGTGGACGGCGGACGGCGGGACCGGCTGCTGACCGGTGTGGGGCGGAGCGGCGTCCGTGACCTGATCGTCTTCTCGCACGGCTGGAACAGCGACCGCTCCGGCGCCACCCGGCTCTACAGCCGCTTCTTCGCCCCGATCCCCGCGCTCGCCCCGGCGGCCCGCATCGGCTACGTGGGCGTGGTGTGGCCGTCGATGCGGTTCTCGGACGAGCCGATCCCCGACCTCCCGCGCTCGGCGGCGGCCGCGGCGACCCGGCGACCGGCCCTGGACGCGGACACCCGGCACGCGCTCCTCGAGACGTTCCCCGGCCGGGCCACGGTGGTCGACCGGATCGCACGGCTGCTGGAGCAGCGGCCGCCCGAGGAGGCCGAACTGGAGGAGTTCGGCCGGCTGGTGCGGCTGCTGGTGGACGTGGTGCCGCCGGGACCGCAGGCTCTGTTCGGGGCGGACACGCTGGCGGAGGGCGTGCCGCAGGACGATCCGGAGATGTTCGCCGGCCCGACGGCGGTGACCTGCGAGGAGTTCGCGCGGGCCCTGTCCGGCCTCGACTCCGCACCGGGCGCCGCGGAGTTCACGCCGCCCAACCCCTGGGACGGGGCGCACGAACTGCTGCGGCAGGCGACGTACTACGCGATGAAGCGGCGCGCCGGGACGGTCGGCGAGCGCGGACTCGGCCCGCTCGTCGGGCGGTTGGCGGCGGTCGCACCGGGCCTTCGGGTGCACCTGGTCGGGCACAGCTTCGGCGGGCGGCTGGTGTCCTTCGCGCTGCGGGGGCTGCCGGACGGGGTGCGCACGGTGAAGTCGGTGACGCTGCTCCAAGGCGCCTTCTCGCACCACGCGTTCGCCCCGCGAGGGGTGCTCCACGGCCAGCAGAACCGGATCGACGGCCCCCTCGTGTGCTGTTACTCGCGGTTCGACCAGGCGCTGAGCACGATGTACCCGCTGGCCTCGCGCATGGCGGGCGACGACCGGGGCCTGGTCGGGGAGATGCTGAGCGCCCGGTGGGGCGCCCTCGGGCACGACGGGGTGCAGTCCGTGCCGGGCACGCGCGCGTGTGCGCTCGCCGACGCGCTGTCCGGGCCGCTGCCGGAGTCGGGGTGCGTGAACGTGGACGCGGCGGCGGTGGTCCGGCGCGGCGGGGCGCCGGCCGGGGCGCACAGTGACATCGCGCACCCCGAGCTGGCGCGGCTGGTGCTGGCGGCGGGCCGGATCCGTTAG
- a CDS encoding SDR family oxidoreductase: MVEAVQDAGVVVTGAGGGIGAALARRFAAEGARVVVNDLDADRAQAVADEIGGIAVPGDASEIVDRAREALGGTVDVYCANAGVASGGSEAAGEAVWALAWDVNVMAHVRAAHALLPDWLERGRGRFVSTVSAAGLLTMIGAAPYSVTKHGAYAFAEWLSLTYRHRGIKVHAICPQGVRTDMLNATGSAGDLVLKPTAIEPQDVADALFKGIAEDRFLILPHPEVAGYYQVRAGDPDRWLTNMNHLQQKWETAE; this comes from the coding sequence ATGGTGGAAGCCGTGCAGGATGCCGGAGTGGTCGTGACCGGAGCGGGAGGCGGTATCGGGGCCGCGCTGGCCCGCCGCTTCGCCGCCGAGGGAGCCCGGGTGGTCGTCAACGACCTGGACGCGGACCGGGCGCAGGCCGTGGCCGACGAGATCGGCGGCATCGCGGTCCCCGGCGACGCCTCCGAGATCGTCGACCGGGCCCGGGAGGCGCTCGGCGGCACCGTCGACGTGTACTGCGCCAACGCCGGAGTGGCCTCGGGCGGCTCGGAGGCGGCCGGGGAGGCCGTCTGGGCGCTCGCCTGGGACGTCAACGTCATGGCCCACGTCCGTGCGGCCCACGCCCTGCTCCCGGACTGGCTGGAGCGCGGCCGGGGCAGGTTCGTCTCGACCGTGTCCGCCGCCGGGCTGCTCACGATGATCGGCGCGGCCCCGTACAGCGTCACCAAGCACGGCGCGTACGCCTTCGCCGAGTGGCTGTCGCTGACCTACCGGCACCGGGGGATCAAGGTCCACGCGATCTGCCCCCAGGGCGTCCGCACCGACATGCTGAACGCCACCGGCAGCGCGGGCGACCTGGTGCTCAAGCCGACCGCGATCGAGCCGCAGGACGTGGCGGACGCGCTGTTCAAGGGCATCGCGGAGGACCGTTTCCTCATCCTGCCGCACCCCGAGGTCGCCGGGTACTACCAGGTGCGGGCCGGTGACCCGGACCGCTGGCTGACCAACATGAACCACCTCCAGCAGAAGTGGGAGACCGCCGAATGA